A single region of the Sorghum bicolor cultivar BTx623 chromosome 9, Sorghum_bicolor_NCBIv3, whole genome shotgun sequence genome encodes:
- the LOC8083816 gene encoding WRKY transcription factor WRKY24 — protein sequence MSGGATGVGGGSGYGGFYHGDDPATSDQLITAFDNDGGGGFFFQQTVSPPCAGEVDGGTAPYASIADYLQGFLDPAGLAAHFGSDDAPPPCRLGGGADDEYDAVVAVKQEMVVQLSDSRRDADADGQMAGAAAVTPANSSVLSSSSCEAGADANDDDEEPSRRRCGKKGRIEGEEEQEGEGEADDDAADRNCKSSKENKKRRGEKKAREPRVAFMTKSEVDHLEDGYRWRKYGQKAVKNSTYPRSYYRCTTARCGVKKRVERSQQDPSTVITTYEGQHTHPSPIDLLRRGGGAAALMRSAAVAGGFRRPDDLLKIDDYAGTPIGFLPLLPPGGIGAGGGGRLLHHRARSSQLAAVDAYGGMLELDFIPSIPR from the exons ATGTCTGGAGGAGCAACAGGAGTTGGAGGAGGCAGCGGCTACGGGGGCTTCTACCACGGGGACGATCCTGCCACCTCCGACCAGCTCATCACAGCCTTCGacaacgacggcggcggcggcttcttCTTCCAGCAGACGGTCTCGCCGCCGTGCGCCGGGGAAGTGGACGGCGGCACGGCGCCGTACGCGAGCATCGCGGACTACCTGCAGGGATTCCTGGACCCCGCGGGCCTGGCCGCGCACTTCGGCAGCGacgacgcgccgccgccgtgccgGTTGGGCGGCGGCGCCGACGACGAGTACGACGCTGTGGTGGCGGTGAAGCAAGAAATGGTTGTCCAGCTGAGTGACAGCCGCCGTGACGCCGACGCCGATGGTCAGATGGCCGGCGCGGCGGCCGTCACGCCGGCCAACTCATCGGTGCTGTCGTCATCCAGCTGCGAGGCGGGAGCGGAtgccaacgacgacgacgaggagccgtCGCGCCGGCGGTGCGGCAAGAAAGGTAGGATCGAGggagaggaggagcaggagggaGAAGGAGAAGCTGACGATGATGCAGCCGATCGGAACTgcaa GAGCAGCAAGGAGAATAAGAAAAGGAGAGGCGAGAAGAAGGCGCGGGAGCCCCGTGTGGCGTTCATGACCAAGAGCGAGGTCGACCACCTCGAGGACGGCTACCGCTGGCGCAAGTACGGCCAGAAGGCCGTCAAGAACAGCACATACCCAAG GAGCTACTACCGGTGCACGACGGCGCGGTGCGGGGTGAAGAAGCGGGTGGAGCGGTCGCAGCAGGACCCGTCCACGGTGATCACCACGTACGAGGGGCAGCACACGCACCCGAGCCCCATCGACCTCCTCAGGAgaggaggaggcgccgccgcccTCATGCGCTCCGCCGCCGTTGCCGGCGGCTTTCGCCGCCCCGACGACCTGCTCAAGATCGACGATTACGCTGGCACGCCGATCGGCTTCCTGCCGCTTCTCCCTCCCGGTGGCATcggtgctggtggtggtggccgcCTGCTGCATCACCGAGCTCGTTCTTCGCAGCTGGCCGCCGTGGACGCGTATGGCGGCATGCTGGAGCTGGACTTCATCCCTTCCATTCCGCGATGA
- the LOC8064741 gene encoding serine carboxypeptidase-like 50 — MAPPLPLLLVFLTVILPLPAAAGAPLVFPKEAMPTKSEYLPIPPTNASLFFAFYEATDPVTPPASTPLLLWLQGGPGCSSLLGNFFELGPYFVNPDGDTLRRNPFAWNRRFGLLFIDSPLGTGFSAAPSPADIPTNQSVIAAHILAALQSLYSLDPTLRARPFFLTGESYAGKYVPAAGAHILDANAGLPEAQRVNLRGVAIGNGLTHPVAQVATHADSAYFLGLVNARQKRELESLQSEAVSLTLAERWVAASDARVKVLARLQNLTGLATLYDYAKQRGYAAGAVGKFLNRAEAKAALGARGDVAWEECSDAVGAAMRGDVMRSVVPQAESLLRRTRVLLYQGVRDLRDGVVSTEAWLAGVRWDGLRAFQDAQRAVWRTGDGELAGYVQRSRALAHVVVYGAGHLVPADNGRAAQEMIEGWVLGTGLFGSGTGSRGGGKGRRRAA; from the coding sequence ATGGCTCCGCCTCTCCCACTCCTCCTCGTCTTCCTCACCGTGATCCTCCCACTCCCAGCTGCTGCGGGGGCGCCACTGGTGTTCCCCAAGGAAGCCATGCCGACGAAATCGGAGTACCTCCCCATCCCACCCACCAACGCCTCCCTCTTCTTCGCCTTCTACGAGGCCACGGACCCGGTCACGCCGCCGGCCTCCACGCCGCTCCTCCTCTGGCTGCAGGGCGGGCCAGGCTGCTCCAGCCTCCTGGGCAACTTCTTCGAGCTCGGCCCCTACTTCGTCAACCCCGACGGCGACACCCTCCGGCGCAACCCCTTCGCGTGGAACCGCCGCTTCGGCCTCCTCTTCATCGACAGCCCGCTGGGCACCGGCTTCAGCGCGGCGCCGTCTCCGGCCGACATCCCCACGAACCAGTCCGTGATCGCCGCACACATCCTCGCCGCGCTGCAGTCCTTGTACTCCCTCGACCCGACCCTCCGCGCGCGGCCCTTCTTCCTCACGGGCGAGAGCTACGCGGGCAAGTACGTCCCCGCGGCGGGGGCGCACATCCTGGACGCGAACGCGGGGCTTCCCGAGGCGCAGCGCGTGAACCTCCGCGGCGTGGCCATCGGCAACGGGCTGACGCACCCGGTGGCGCAGGTGGCGACGCACGCGGACTCGGCCTACTTCCTGGGCCTCGTGAACGCGCGGCAGAAGCGGGAGCTGGAGTCGCTGCAGTCCGAGGCGGTGTCGCTGACGCTGGCGGAGCGGTGGGTCGCGGCGTCGGACGCGCGGGTGAAGGTGCTGGCGCGGCTGCAGAACCTGACGGGGCTCGCCACCCTGTACGACTACGCGAAGCAGCGGGGCTACGCGGCGGGCGCCGTGGGGAAGTTCCTGAACCGCGCCGAGGCCAAGGCCGCGCTGGGCGCGCGCGGGGACGTGGCGTGGGAGGAGTGCAGCGACGCGGTGGGCGCGGCGATGCGCGGCGACGTGATGCGCAGCGTGGTGCCGCAGGCGGAGTCGCTGCTGCGGCGCACCCGCGTGCTGCTGTACCAGGGCGTCCGTGACCTCCGGGACGGCGTCGTGTCCACGGAGGCGTGGCTCGCCGGGGTGCGCTGGGACGGGCTGCGCGCGTTCCAGGACGCGCAGCGCGCCGTGTGGCGGACCGGGGACGGGGAGCTCGCGGGGTACGTGCAGCGGTCGCGCGCGCTGGCGCACGTCGTGGTGTACGGGGCTGGGCACCTGGTGCCGGCGGACAACGGCCGCGCGGCGCAGGAGATGATCGAGGGATGGGTGCTCGGGACGGGGCTGTTCGGGTCCGGGACCGGGAGCCGCGGTGGTGGCAAGGGCAGGAGGCGCGCAGCCTGA